CGATCGGGGTGCCGACGCCGGTCGGGGTGTAAAAAGCGGGGATGCCCGCCCCACCTGCGCGCAGTCGCTCGGCGAGGGTGCCCTGCGGCACGAACTCGACGTCGAGTTCACCGCTCAGGTACTGCTCGGCGAAGAGTTTGTTCTCGCCAACATACGATGCCAGCACCTTGCTGACCTGCTTGTTCTCGAGCAGCAGCCCGAGACCCTTGCCGTCAACGCCCATGTTGTTCGAGACGATCGTGAGGTCGGTGGCGCCGCTGTCTCGCAGCGCCACAATTAGATTGTGCGGAATACCGCAGAGCCCGAAGCCGCCCACGGCGATCGTCATGCCATCGCGGACCGTTTCCGCGAGCGCCGCCGCCGCGCTTTCCCAAGTTTTCGAAGCCATCGTCGCCTCCATGTCCATAGTGTGGCCAGCTGCCACACAACTATGAGCCTATGACTCAGGCCGAACACGGGCAATGCGAGCCTGAAGAGTGCTCACGTCATGAGATTCAGGCGTGATAGCGTCCACATTATGAACAGCAATGAGGTAGGCACCGCAGGCGCGAATGTCGTCGGCAAAGTCGCCGCGATCCTGCGCCACGTCAGCACCCAAATGCCGCAGGGCACCGGTACGAGCGAGATCGCCCGCGCCACCGCGCTGCCGCGCCCCACAGTCCATCGCCTCTTGAGCTCGCTCGAGGAGCACGGGTTCATCGACCGGGATCGAAAGTCGGGCCACTGGCTGCTCGGCCCAGAGCTGTACATCATGGGCGCGGTCGCTGCCGAGCGCTACGACATTTCCACCTACGCGGCGGATGCGCTGGCCGAGCTCGCGGAGGCAACCGGCGAGAGCGCGTTCCTGTCGGCCCGGCGCGGCGACGAGACCATCTGCCTGATGCGGCAGGACGGCAGCTTCCCGATCCGCTCGTTCGTACTCTACGAGGGGCGGCGCTTCCCGCTCGGCGTCGCCTCCGCGGGCATCGCCATCCTGTCGTTCCTCGAGGATGACTCGATCGAGCGTTATCTCGCCCGCACGAACCTCGCCGAGGAGTACGGGCCGCAGCACTCCCCCGAGAACGTACGGGAGCGCATCCGCGAGACCCGCAGGCTTGGGTACGCGGTCAACCCGGCGCTCATCGTCGAGGGCAGTTGGGGTATGGGCACAGCGGTGTTCGATCCCGCGGGGCAGCCCGCGTGGGCGCTGAGCCTCACCGGGGTCGAGCACCGGTTTTCGGCGGAGCGGCGGCCCCAGCTCGGGAAGCTGCTGCTCGAGCATGCGCATCGACTGACGCAGCGGATTGCGAACGGTTCGTAGCCGTCGGTGAGACGGCGGAACGACGCAAGGCACCGCCAACCCCGACACGAATGGCGTACCACAAGGAAACTATTGCCGCGTAGTGCCCTATCCGTGCCTCATATTGCACGCCGCTCATCGCAACCACCTCAGACAGACCTGCAACGATGATTCACAACGTGCATTGAGTCGAGGAGGACTTGAATAATGAGCACCAGGGATGCGGTCATCGTCACCGCGAAGCGAACCCCCGTCGGCGTCGGCAAGCCGGGCAAGGGTATCCTCTCGGGCATCCACTCCGTTGACCTGTCGACCGTCCCAATCAGGGCAATTCTCGACGAGAGCGGCATCGACCCCGCTCTGATCGACGACGTGATTTGGGGCTGCGTCTCCCAGGTCGGCGAACAGTCGTGCAACATCGGCCGCAACGCGGCACTCGCCTCCGGGCTCCCCGAGTCGGTGCCAGGAACCACGATCGATCGACAGTGCGGGTCCTCGCAGCAGGCGATTCACTTCGCGGCCGCGGCTCTGGTTTCGGGCCAGGCGGATGTTGTGGTCGCGGGCGGTGTCGAGGTCATGTCTCGAACGCCAATGTTTTCAAACATCGAGGGCGGCGACGGTCCCTTCGGCCCGCTCATGAAAGCGCGCTACCCGAACCTCGTGCCACAGGGCGTCAGCGCCGAGATGATTGCCGCCAAGTGGGGACTCAACCGCACGGAGCTCGACTCGCTTGCCGTTGAGTCGCACGCGCGGGCCGCCCAGGCGGAAGACGACGGTCTCTTCGCGCGCGAGATCGTGGGCGTCGAAACCCGTGACGGGCTCGCGACCACGGACCAGGGGATTCGTCGCGGCACGAACTTGGCGAAGCTCGCGACGCTGCCCACGCCGTTCAAGGAAGATGGGGTTGTCAGCGCGGGCAATGCATCCCAGATCTCAGATGGCTCAGCGGCGCTGCTCATGATGACGAGCGAACGAGCGCTGAGCCTCGGTATCACTCCTATTGCCCGGGTACACAGCACCGCGGTCATCGGCGACGACCCAATTCTGATGCTCACGGCGCCGATTCCGGCGACACGCGGGGTGCTGCAGCGGTCGGGTCTGGACATGGAAGACATCGGGGTGTTCGAGGTGAACGAGGCGTTCGCGTCCGTGGTCGGCGCCTGGCTCAAGGAGACGGGCGCGAACCCCGATCTCGTGAACCCCCGAGGCGGCGCGATGTCGTTGGGACACCCGCTCGGCGCATCCGGAGCACGAATCGCGACGACGCTGCTGCATCACATGCAAGACAACGGGATCAAGTACGGTCTGCAGACGATGTGCGAGGGTGGCGGCATGGCCAATGCCACGATCTTCGAGTTGTTGTGAGTTGAGGTACGGCAACGCGCGGGCACCCTGAGGTGCCCGCGCGTTGCCGACGCTGGCTATTCGCCCTTGCCTGTGTGAACTTCAACCTGCGGCTCGAGCCGCTCGGCGTCGACAACCTCGGCCCACGCCTCGACGCCGTACTGGAAGGCGACGACGCCTGCCTCCGGCAGCGCAATCTCAATTGCCTCGAGAATTTCCTGCGGGGTGAGGCCGAGATCGAGGCCCACCTGAATGTGGCTCTTGAGCTGCGGCTTCGGCGCGCGCATCACGGTCAGGCTCAGGATGAACAACAGTTCTTTGACCTTCGGGTCGAGCAAGCGCTTGTTGAGGTACGCGGCCTTGACGACGTCGTTCGCGGCCTGCAGCACCGGGAAGTCAGCCGCCGCCATGATCTTGTGATAATCGAGCACGTACCCGCGGCTCGCGGCCATCTGGTCGACGTATTCCTGCGCTGAGGTCATGAGAGCTCCTTTTTGTCTGAGGCTAGGGCTCCCACGCTAGGCGACGCCGTTGAGATTCGGCGCCGCCCACCGCCCTTGATTGACTACTTCGCCGCAACCCTTGTGACATGCGCCGCAAAATTCTGCAGCGCCTCATCCCA
This DNA window, taken from Gulosibacter molinativorax, encodes the following:
- a CDS encoding CoA transferase subunit A, which gives rise to MASKTWESAAAALAETVRDGMTIAVGGFGLCGIPHNLIVALRDSGATDLTIVSNNMGVDGKGLGLLLENKQVSKVLASYVGENKLFAEQYLSGELDVEFVPQGTLAERLRAGGAGIPAFYTPTGVGTPIAEGKPEAEFDGKRVILERGIVADLALVRAHTGDLEGNLRYRLTAKNFNPLVATSGRLTIAEVEHLSDDYLDPERIDTPGVFVQRIVRVEDPLKDIEQVTVREKVGA
- a CDS encoding IclR family transcriptional regulator, with amino-acid sequence MNSNEVGTAGANVVGKVAAILRHVSTQMPQGTGTSEIARATALPRPTVHRLLSSLEEHGFIDRDRKSGHWLLGPELYIMGAVAAERYDISTYAADALAELAEATGESAFLSARRGDETICLMRQDGSFPIRSFVLYEGRRFPLGVASAGIAILSFLEDDSIERYLARTNLAEEYGPQHSPENVRERIRETRRLGYAVNPALIVEGSWGMGTAVFDPAGQPAWALSLTGVEHRFSAERRPQLGKLLLEHAHRLTQRIANGS
- a CDS encoding thiolase family protein; its protein translation is MSTRDAVIVTAKRTPVGVGKPGKGILSGIHSVDLSTVPIRAILDESGIDPALIDDVIWGCVSQVGEQSCNIGRNAALASGLPESVPGTTIDRQCGSSQQAIHFAAAALVSGQADVVVAGGVEVMSRTPMFSNIEGGDGPFGPLMKARYPNLVPQGVSAEMIAAKWGLNRTELDSLAVESHARAAQAEDDGLFAREIVGVETRDGLATTDQGIRRGTNLAKLATLPTPFKEDGVVSAGNASQISDGSAALLMMTSERALSLGITPIARVHSTAVIGDDPILMLTAPIPATRGVLQRSGLDMEDIGVFEVNEAFASVVGAWLKETGANPDLVNPRGGAMSLGHPLGASGARIATTLLHHMQDNGIKYGLQTMCEGGGMANATIFELL
- a CDS encoding carboxymuconolactone decarboxylase family protein, with protein sequence MTSAQEYVDQMAASRGYVLDYHKIMAAADFPVLQAANDVVKAAYLNKRLLDPKVKELLFILSLTVMRAPKPQLKSHIQVGLDLGLTPQEILEAIEIALPEAGVVAFQYGVEAWAEVVDAERLEPQVEVHTGKGE